The Argentina anserina chromosome 5, drPotAnse1.1, whole genome shotgun sequence genome includes the window gtgcaccgagattgtaaacacaaacccggtaagctttgcagctcgtatgagtaaaacaacaatataactcgcctcaaaatatatatgaaaatccacaagcatcaatcataaatgcactcatgagtcgttagacggcccatctggttgtctaataatatgaaaatatatgtgctcatgaaattgggcaacccctctgtttacccaaatgcatttataatacgaatACTCATGAGTGATGGTACAcctttgttacccctcatgttagtataccgccgacattgggcaaccacttgctacccaatatccaaaatataggtactcataagccgataactcatctgttacctctcatgcagtacaccggcaaacagactagagctctaactgtatcgtaactttcgcctggccaaggctaggttccgacatgccaacacgtctgaagactggtccgaagacagaaaaacatgtCCAAAGACAAGTCCACAGACCacaactcaagttaaaaccacgtacaaacaatcatcacatgatattgtacaaatcaaatcgacatgctcaaataaataaacaacacTAAAAGGAACTCATTCGCAAACggaaattatgacagtatataatatagtaaaccatatatatgtacctattttaccatttatacacatacacaatccactatatcttatacataacataattcattctttttaattaagcgtaatcatgaatctccacaagggtagatttgtcactgtgagattttactcaccttatattcATGAGCGTAaattccacgattccgaactcgaatcatttacttgttctgtcgatcacctagaatagataagaagtgaatttagaatcgttacgtaaaaccttaaatgccaaaacagtaataatattttactgttcagcaatttctggtttttacgaaatcactgttcacgtggttactattcatgtattactgtacaaaacatattaattacgtattcatgtacgagtacatactatttacgtatttatgtacgagtACAAAGTacttacgtatttatgtacattCATGTACTATTCAACCGTATATGCTGATTCATTAAATactaattaccgatttacccttaaaaattacttttacaattattgtacgtaatttatatttacatttaccgtacgtaaaataaattcacatttactgtacgtaaatcacttttttaaATTCATCGTACGtacaaataaattttataaaaattactgtttgaaatcattgttcacgcgccgccgcatgtggcggcgcgtggtgtacacgcgccacctccggcgaccgcgcCTCCTCAAAGTGGCAGCGCGTAGAGCTCACGCGCCTCTTGAACCGGCACGCGTGGCTTGCCCGCCGCCACCCAAATCCTCCCCTCTTCTTTCCCTCTTCCTCCTACGGCCTCAGGCCGTCTCTTGGCCACCTCACCTCCCCTCACGCGctgcctaaggcggcggtgttctctcctcctcctcctcctccaccaaatcGCCACCAAAAACAACCACAAATCATCACAACCAATCAAATCGACTAACCCTTACCTAATTCAAGCCGTGGAACCACCGGAGAGTCATCGGAAGAGCTTGAGTTTCCGGCGGAGTTGAGTTTGAGCAGCGGCGAGGCGAGACACGAATTCGACCACCGATCTCATCGCAGGTGGCACCGGGGTGAGGAGAGGTGTTGGCGAGCTGGTCTCAGAGCCCTAGTCTCGTCGTCAAGGACGCAGACGGTGGAGAGGATCGCAGGAGAGCTCAAGAAGTCACGCGGCTTCTCGGTAGCGAGGCAAGATGCGACGAGCTCGAGGGTTGCTGCGGTGGGCCGTGCGAAGCTCCTGGGACAAGCGGTGATGGCCACGGCGGCCTGGATCgggagatcgccggaggcgatgtagagagagagagagagagagagagagagagagagtcgggGAGGCTGcggggagaggagagagagaaaagaagatttccgaaattggaaaccctaatgctacatttttcctttttatacccttttccaaaatcggaaactaacttctgtcattaataactttcacgtacgacgtccgattagaacgcgtgacgtgtccacgaactcgtatcgacgagtctacaactttcgtgaatgaagttttcgcaaacgagcaacggagtaaaagtcaatTCTCGCgtcacggaaacgtaacgtttttctaaataagatTTCTGATAACGGTTCTGTTTCCGATTTCCAATGTCGCAAAGCGAACAAACgcgtttaataaattttacaaacttaataaattctaaaaataATCCAATAATtggttccgaaaaatcgggttattacagaattaatcaattgagAATGGTTTATTAATATGCAGAGACGGTGGTCGTCAACATTAAAGTATACTAGATTTATTCTAATGTTGAGGCTTGCAACATCTTGTTCTAGAGTATACTGGTAGTATTTGTTCGTGATAATTAGTTTCAGCAGAGGCGCCTGCATAAGCTAAGGCCATCCCCAATAGAAACGAAAGCTAGTTCAACACGAGAATCGCCTGCCAGAATGTTGTTGAGCTCAATCAGATGATTTCTTCCTGGCCTTAAAGGTTCCTTCACCATCTCCTCCGGTTCCgcaaccaaaccaaaccacaGTGTGTTATCGTAAGCTATTATCCCACCAACTTTAACCAGCTTCACTAGCAGCTCGTGATAGTTGATGTAGTTTTTCTTGTCCGCATCCACAAATGCAAAATCGAAGCTCCCTTCTTCCTTGCCCTGCTTTGAAGTTTTAAAACCCCAAATCAACAATTGCATGTATTTACGAGAATACTACGTACTTGATCAACCGATGAAGATCGATTACAAACTTACATTGTTGATGAGATCGTTTAGGACTGAGAAGGCATCTGAGTGAAAGAAGTCAATCTTATGCTCCACTCCGGCCTTTTGAATGAACGGCAATCCAACTTCATAGGCTTCTTTATCTGGATCGATTGCAGTTATCTGAAAATGAACTGATGTATCTGTTGGCCGGCCAATAAATCTAAATAACGTACTAATTCATATCTACAAATAATTCTACATGCTGaagatatatacacacacatatatatatatatatatatatatatatatatgtataaaaatgtATAAAAATTACGTACTTTGCCATCCGCAGGTAGGGCAAGAGCAGTGGTCAGTAGAGAATATCCCGTGAATACTCCCAACTCCAATGTCTTCTTTGCATTCATAATCTTTAGAAGCACGGAGAGAAGCAACCCTTCATCAACTGGCACATTCATAATACTcctgcatgtatatatatatacgtacgtGTTTCATGCGCAGTTGTTATTGCCTAGAGTACgtaaatttgatatatatgtttcaTCTATATGTCGAAACTTATTTTATCACATTAGATATGTACTACCAATACGTAAGACAAGACTGAAATCAATTAAATGCTAATTTTGACTTACATGCGTTAATTTAGAGCTTTTAATTTTGACTTACATAGTTTAGGTTGTTTAGAGCTTTTAATTTCTATCACAAAATTATCCCTAATAGATAAGCTTTCTGACTCTCTCGaagaagggggggggggggggggggaagagaATCGAACAATATTTTTGTTGAAAATGAGCTCAACATCCTGCATACCAATAAGTCTATCAGACGACGGTAATTGGTTATGTCGTCTAAGGGACTGTCGTGTGAAAACACCTCACAcgacatatttttttattgtgtgAAACGACTTAAGACGACAGAAGATCTGTCGTATGATAATACCAAATTTGGAATATAAGTATTCTAcatctattatatatatgtcgtGTGTATAACTAAACCAAGATACATATATGTCGTCTAAAAATGTCAACTTATGAATTATCATTCACTATATATCGTTCATATGGAAACACAATGACGGTTAAAAGTCGTCTAACTTCTAGTTATATGTTCTGACCCCCTATTTCACGACATAACGACATATGTCATACCTGAACGGGTATTTCTCGACTGTGGCTTCCCTGAGTTGCTTTAATAGTTCGTTTTCTCTTGGATAACAGCTTGTCTCCAGGATGTACTACATGGCATAAAAAGAAGTTGATTGACTAATCGATTTTCATGAGTTAATGAACTTTTTGCTTtgtgaatatatatacatcatgGGAAAAAGAAATATGTTCAATCAGATGCTAAAATGCAAGGACTGAAAACATGTTGAGgaagaaattaaaataaattagtACCTTCAGAAGGCCTGGGCTTTTGAGTATGGTCTTTTCTAAGAATTCTTCCCGGTGAGCAGCCATGATTTGTACAGATCGAACTATCGCAAGAACTATTGATCAACAAATATTAAGAACTCCTTGTAACAAATATCATAAGAAAAAAGAGCAATAGCAGCTGAGAATTCTTGGCACGAATTTCTGTACGTAATCAGTGTGTATATAAGACTAGCTTTCATCAAACTTGCGAGATAACCAATTGCtcgatttagaataaaactagaTTAAAGAACTTTCAttgtttaaagtttaaactTTCAGTTGGGCTCTATCTCTAGCTTTCATTGATTCTTCTCTTTAATTTAACCATCTTAGTAAATTACCTTATGATAGAGGGTAGCTGATATCCCTACATGCATGACTCACCTACGTGAACCTTTACGTGTGCTTACTTGTGAAGCAGTTATGTATATATCCATGGCGTACTCAATTGGTAGGCTAGCGCGTTTGGTTTTATTTTGAAGTTTCAACGTTAAAATAGAAGTTAATTACGATCAGATCAACAGCAtaatgctatatatatatatatatatatatatatatatatatatatatatcttcttcttcttcttttttgttaaaaactATATGggaaattttaaatacactaTACTAAATACTTAATACACACCTACTACTCAATACACCGctcattttatttctcattctaATTTTGTACTAAATACACAACCCAAAATGCCTAAACTATACTTAACTGAAGGTATCTTATAATTTcatatgatttaaaaaaaacatataattagtATGTACTAAGACATTGAATTTGTAGTGGtccataaatattaattattaagAAATTCTTACATGAAGATGAATTCTCAAACATGAAAAACAGTAAATGAATTCTTCTTATTTGATAAACTTTTacctattttttcattttcattgtcgattttgtttttttttgtaaattacCTTATGATAGAGGGTAGCTGATATCCCTACATGCATAACTAACCTACGTGAACCTTTACGTGTGCTTACTTGTGAAGCAGTtatgtaggggtgggcacgggatgGGATGGGACGAGACgaagctcatcccacgtcacatcccactcttttgaatcgggacgggatcgggacgggacgagggtttttaagaatgcatcacactcgggattaatcccgattgggacgggacgggacaaatcccacccttctatgaaattaaataaaaacctatatttttactttttcattaacaaagtaacattcaataatgaaattttaacaaaaaaatgcatattatgttcaaaatattataatttaccatttctatatgagttgatataattttagagttattaagaacataaattagtttcattttgatacaaatatataagaattttaaagtttttattaaaggtgggacgggacgggacgaagcgggatagaaattattcgtctcacgtcccgtcccactattataaaaagggacgggatcgggacgggacgaacgtttttagacctccgtcctgtcccgtccctatgaatttcaggacggatcgggacgagatcgggatttccgtttttatgcccacccctacagTTATGTATCTATCCATGGCATACTCAATTGGTAGGCTAGCGCGTTTGGTTTTATTTTGAAGTTTCAACGTTAAAATAGAAGTAAATTACATCAGATCAACAACATAATGCTATATATCatcttattctttttctttttcttttttgttaaaaactgtatgagaaattttaaatacactcCACTAAATACTTAATACACACTCCACTACTCAATACACCActtattttatttctcattctaATTTTATACTAAATACATAAACCAAAGTGCCTAAAATATCCTTAACTGATGGTATCTTATAATTTcatatgatttaaaaaaatcatataatgAGTATGTACTAAGACACACTGAATTTGTAGTGGttcataaatattaattattaagAAATTCTTTCATGAAGATAAATTCTCAAACATGAAAAACAATAAATGAATTCTTCTTATTTGATAAACTTTTacctatttttcattttcatcgtcgattttgttttttaaagaagaaaaactgCATTAAAATGAGAAATATCATAATGTTTTTAACATATATTACCATGGTTTGACATTCGAACTTGGAAATTATAAATTgtttaagaaataaataaagggATGAATTGATAATCATAATTTTCTATCTGataaatataatttctttcttttcagaaACTTACTTAATTTCTAACATTATTAGtttctgaatttttttaagattgtaatatttatatttcttaATTACGGgcatattttggtaatttcccATACCCATGAAATTTGATTTAAAACCTGAAAAGATATGGATGTGTATTACGTAATTAGGTAATTAGGggtgtatttaaaatttctcaaactATATATCATCCATTAGGTTTACAAGAAGCAAATCAAACGAATGAAAGAAACTGGTATGCTCGCAATTAAACAAGCTCCTATATGAAGGCACtactagaaagaaaaaaaaaaggggacAATTAGTTTAGGGACACATAACCATATGTCCTTATAATTGATCAACTGGGGACAAATTTTGTATATGTCCCTATTGAGAAACTAAAGGCACATTTAAGTGACTTGTGTCCTCATttcacacatatatatacagatgGGGGTATGAAATATTAAACTTGGATCCACGCATATACGGCATACCACCTCTCTTCGAAGACTTTGAAGTATATTTAGAATAAGTAtttactctctctctcgcacACCTTGGCCACTCACCACTAAAAAacctaaactctcaaatcgCCAATTTGCTCACGGGGTTCTGGTCAAATCCCTCCGCCTTACAAATTGGTCACCAATTCACCAGAACTCTTCCCATCTAGATTTTTGATATGGTTCTCTAAGATCTCAGCGGAAGCTCTCAAATCGATGGAAGAAGGAGGATGAGATGCATCCCCCGGTGTTGGCAGAGAGCGGAGCACAGGCGTGGCCGATGGAGGGCGAACGAACGTAATATTGCATCTATACCTCAATGTTGCTGGTTCTGGTACTTGATACATAGTAAAAATCTTATATAGTAGCCTGGTATTGTTGCAGGAATTAAGGCGTTGGGTAAGTCCCTTGCAACATGTTTATATATCCGTGCTAAAGAGAAGTGGTTTTGATTTGATGACTAATAGTGGATTGGTACCTGGAgtaattttgtttgatttggggGTTTAGGGTTATGATCTTATTGTAGAGGTTTTGATTTATTGTGATTGCGAAGATATTAAGTAGCTGCTTCTGAGGggttattgtatttgagtgtcaTTTATAGTTGACTTTGTACTTTCTTTTGATTCAATGAAGTGGTGCTTTTGCTTATGTATGGTGATTTACTTATGCAGGCTCTTGACaagattatatttgagagCTTGACTGACAAGAGCAAGCTTGAGGCTCAACCAGAACTCTTCATCCACATGATCCTCGACAAGACTAACAACACATTGACCCTTGTTGACAGTGGTATTGGGATGACTAAGGCTGGTAAGTTTCTTTGATATATGCTAAAGAAAAGCTATGATCGAGATCAAAGTCCAATTACAGCATGAGATATAATCCTTTGTTTTGTGTTGGCAGATGGTATTACTGGTGATAAGAAATACTTTCCTGCATATATTTAGGCCCATAATTCATCATGACATTCCAAACAATATACCAATTGACCCACAGAAGATCACGTATGTTGGGTTCACTACATTATCGGTAAGTTCATTgctatatgctttcttctctAATAATCGCTAGATCTGGATTCGCTTTATGCAAGTTTATGGCATTTCTCAGGTTTCATCGGGTGTCTGTTGTGGACCATGGTCTGCTTCCTTCTCCTT containing:
- the LOC126795993 gene encoding flavonoid 3',5'-methyltransferase-like isoform X2, producing the protein MAAHREEFLEKTILKSPGLLKYILETSCYPRENELLKQLREATVEKYPFRSIMNVPVDEGLLLSVLLKIMNAKKTLELGVFTGYSLLTTALALPADGKITAIDPDKEAYEVGLPFIQKAGVEHKIDFFHSDAFSVLNDLINNGKEEGSFDFAFVDADKKNYINYHELLVKLVKVGGIIAYDNTLWFGLVAEPEEMVKEPLRPGRNHLIELNNILAGDSRVELAFVSIGDGLSLCRRLC
- the LOC126795993 gene encoding flavonoid 3',5'-methyltransferase-like isoform X1 — encoded protein: MAAHREEFLEKTILKSPGLLKYILETSCYPRENELLKQLREATVEKYPFRSIMNVPVDEGLLLSVLLKIMNAKKTLELGVFTGYSLLTTALALPADGKITAIDPDKEAYEVGLPFIQKAGVEHKIDFFHSDAFSVLNDLINNQGKEEGSFDFAFVDADKKNYINYHELLVKLVKVGGIIAYDNTLWFGLVAEPEEMVKEPLRPGRNHLIELNNILAGDSRVELAFVSIGDGLSLCRRLC